The sequence below is a genomic window from Lolium perenne isolate Kyuss_39 chromosome 7, Kyuss_2.0, whole genome shotgun sequence.
GGATGAAATTTCCTGACATGGTCCATGCCTTCAAGCCGAGTCCAAAGACCAACATGCAGGAGAACTGGAGAATAGTTGACTTCTTTTCACACCACCCGGAGAGCCTGCACATGTTCACCTTCCTCTTTGACGATGTTGGCATCCCACTCAACTACAGGCACATGGACGGTTTTGGTGTCAACACCTACACCTTAATCAGCAGGGATGGAAAGGCTCACCTTGTCAAGTTCCACTGGAAGCCTACATGTGGTGTCAAGTGCCTCTTGGACGATGAGGCTGTCACAGTTGGGGGCACCTGCCACACCCATGCCACAAAGGACTTAACTGATTCTATTGCAGCTGGGAACTACCCAGAATGGAAGCTTTTCATTCAGACCATCGATGCCGATCACGAGGATAGGTTCGACTTTGACCCGCTTGATGTCACCAAGACCTGGCCAGAGGATATCATCCCCCTGCAGCCGGTTGGGCGGATGGTCCTCAACAAGAACATCGATAACTTCTTTGCGGAAAATGAACAGCTCGCTTTCTGCCCAGCAATCACCGTTCCTGGAATCCACTATTCTGATGATAAGCTGCTCCAGACGAGAATTTTCTCCTACGCTGATACCCAAAGGCACCGCCTTGGCCCAAATTATCTGATGCTCCCGGTGAATGCACCAAAATGTGCTCACCACAACAACCATCACGAAGGCTTAATGAATTTCATGCACAGGGATGAGGAGGTACTTTGTTCTGTACAGCCTTCACCCCCTTCTGCATGAATGATGCAGTAATAGCATGCTGTTATCCTTCCAGTTTACTGCATTTACATCTGCTTTGCTGGAATTTAGGTGAACTATTTCCCTTCAAGGTTTGATCCTACTCGTCACGCTGAAAAGTACCCTATTCCTTCTCGTGTTCTAAATGGATGCCGGGAAAAGGTATGCAACTTGGACCGTTGAAATTCCTACTGTTACCACTACCGGTTTTCAGCCTTTTCTGGGGCCTCCATTGGGAGTCTTTTCAGTTATTTATTAATAATGGTGACTTAAAACCGACATGTGTTGACAAAAAGATTTTCTACCCTTCTCCTGTTGGAACTGCAGTGTATTATCGAAAAGGAGAACAATTTCAAGCAGGCCGGCGAGAGATTCCGGTCCTTTGACCCTGCCAGGTTTGTCCCAACTCGATTTTCATTGGCTTAGAATCTTCAGACACGTGGAAGAAAAATTAAGCAACCTCGCTAACCGAACTGTTATTGTACGAAAACACAGGCAAGAACGTTTCATCCAGCGGTGGGTTGATGCACTCACGGATGTTCGCGTCACTCATGAAATCCAGGGCATCTGGGTCTCATACTGGTCACAGGTACATACATTCTTTCTGCCGCTTTTCGAGCATGAAACACTTCTCAGCTGCCAATGGGAGACTACACATTGCTGTACTGATATCCTGTTTAAGCGTTCTGAAACCAGTGATGTTACCTATGTTGTTGTTGCAGTGCGACGTGTCCCTCGGGCAGAAGCTGGGGTCGCGGCTCAAGGTGAAGCCGAACATGTAGATGGAGTGATGGACTAGCAGAGCGAAACATCCGCAGACACGCCCCAGTTGGTCTCAATGGAGCTAAAGGGGAGGGGCAACATGAACTGAATCTGTGCTGTCTTTCTGGGTGTAGTCATCAATAAAATGTAAAACACTGATACGTACCATACTATCATATGTAATACTGATGGTGGTGGGTTTTGTGAACCAGCTCGCTGGGTTcctgggaacatgtgtttgtgtCTTTGCAAAGAGATAATAAAGACAATGTGGTGGTTAATCTTTCTGTGTTTCATTGCTATGTGGCGATGACTACATTCTTCAGTACGATAGAAACACCGGTCGATCTTTTTGTTTGGCTTtactgctacaactattttgaatTGAACCATACGTAATTTGAGAAGTGAACAAAAATACTCTAGATTATTTTGTTAATTTCCAGATGGGAGTTGATGTGGCAGGCAAAAACTAATGTTGCAGtaaccaaaaaattgtgtgtgtctgtCAGACAACCTCTGGGCCACCCTGCAAAGGCATGAGCAAGGCAGGAACGATCCTCTACAGCCGTTGGATGGCTCCCATCAGGAGATCCAGGCCGTCAATCACGCTCTGGCCCAGAGGTCCGAATGCATCAACCAGACTTTAGTGCTTGCCTCCTTTTTGGTAAAGGATGCTGTGGTACGACTACTATAGAACTGATCCTGTCTAAGTAAGGTCGTGCTACAATCGCTGAGACGTCGCATTATAAACCGCTGCTGCTTCTACTGAAAAGGCGAGGTGGGACTATTATTTCATTTGAAATGCAGCGCCTCCTCGGTCAATCGATCGTTGGTCTTGGCCATGTTGATGAGCACGAGTGTAAAGCGAGCCCAGCCCAGCTGAGAAATATTTGTGTCGTCCATCTTTTGTTTTTTTACCTGATTCGTGTCGTCCCTGTCACTTTTCTCTTCTCTTGTTTTCCATTTTGATGCACCGACTTTTCCTTCTCTGGTAAAAAAATACGTTTTCTTCTGCTCAATATTAGGAGAAATTCTCTAGCTCTTTCATCATTTAGTTTTCAGAGATTCTTCTCTAGTTCTTTCATATTAGGTTATAAACAACACCCTTCCATTACAAACGTGTCATGCAGGATTTCTGGATATAAAGTAAACTGGGTACAAATAACAAAATTGGCCAACACACTGGCAGAAAAAAAAGGTGCTATAtagtcaaaaaaaaaatcaagaagGATGGATGCAACCGAGAGAGCATCACAAAACAGACTTTCTTTCAATTCCCTTCATTTGTTGAAAGGGAAATTACTTTGCTGCAACTTCCAGGATAATTCAAAAGGAGTCATTGACTCAGCTTATCCAGGTTGTTTCACACGTGAAGAAATTGGCCCTGAAACACCAGTCTCGATGGCGATCTCAGTGCCACCTCTGATGGCCATCCCGACGTTGACTGCTGCTAGGGCTAGGAGACGTTGATGCCGTCCCCATGGTGACTATGGTCCCATCACTTTAGGCATGACCTCATCGACTATGGTCCCATCACTTTGGGTAACCTTGGCTCTCAAGTGCTCAATGCCGACCTACATAATGACAGATATGTGCGTGTTCTAGAAAAAAAAAATTTTGTCAAAGGTAAAAAAATGGAATCTATGAATGATTTAGAGACAAACTTCTTTGCACTTCTCCAGTTTTCACcagtgagcatcactggatgaatACCCATCTTTTTCAGTCCTTCCACACCAGAATGCATGTTTTCGCATTTAGTTCCAGGTCTATACTGAAACTTTCAGCTTACGGGTGAACACTTACCCGTGTCCTACCTGCGGTAACATCTAGTCGTATTAGACATTTAGTT
It includes:
- the LOC127313655 gene encoding catalase isozyme 1 encodes the protein MDPYKHRPASGANSGHWTTNSGAPVWNNNSALTVGGRGPILLEDYHLIEKLAQFDRERIPERVVHARGASAKGFFEVTHDVSQLTCADFLRAPGVQTPVIVRFSTVVHERGSPETLRDPRGFAVKFYTREGNFDLVGNNMPVFFIRDGMKFPDMVHAFKPSPKTNMQENWRIVDFFSHHPESLHMFTFLFDDVGIPLNYRHMDGFGVNTYTLISRDGKAHLVKFHWKPTCGVKCLLDDEAVTVGGTCHTHATKDLTDSIAAGNYPEWKLFIQTIDADHEDRFDFDPLDVTKTWPEDIIPLQPVGRMVLNKNIDNFFAENEQLAFCPAITVPGIHYSDDKLLQTRIFSYADTQRHRLGPNYLMLPVNAPKCAHHNNHHEGLMNFMHRDEEVNYFPSRFDPTRHAEKYPIPSRVLNGCREKCIIEKENNFKQAGERFRSFDPARQERFIQRWVDALTDVRVTHEIQGIWVSYWSQCDVSLGQKLGSRLKVKPNM